From Nocardioides sp. HDW12B, the proteins below share one genomic window:
- a CDS encoding ABC transporter ATP-binding protein codes for MPLTSPSSPAVEVDGLVMRYGDKTAVDGLSLSVERGSVTAVLGPNGAGKTTTLETCEGFRKPQGGSVRVLGLDPVTERRALLPRIGVMLQSGGAWTGVRAVEMLAHIASLHAHPLPVPLLVERLGLDTCGRTPYRRLSGGQQQRLSLAMALVGRPELLFVDEPTAGMDPQARRDTWDLLEELKGDGVTTVLTTHYLEEAERLADTVHIIDHGRLIASGSPFELTRGVGEVTIRLVVTEPFPPDAPASLQAELGAGTEVRPVNAHSLLISGPADPTTLATVSAWCQRNGVVPESLSLGQRSLEDVFLRVTGRTFG; via the coding sequence GTGCCCCTGACCTCGCCCTCCTCGCCTGCGGTCGAGGTCGACGGACTCGTCATGAGGTACGGCGACAAGACGGCCGTCGACGGGCTCAGCCTGAGCGTCGAGCGCGGCAGCGTCACCGCCGTGCTGGGGCCCAACGGGGCCGGCAAGACGACCACGCTGGAGACCTGCGAGGGGTTCCGGAAGCCGCAGGGCGGCTCCGTCCGCGTGCTCGGGCTCGACCCGGTCACCGAGCGGCGCGCGCTGCTGCCCCGGATCGGGGTGATGCTGCAGTCCGGCGGCGCCTGGACCGGCGTCCGCGCCGTCGAGATGCTCGCCCACATCGCCTCCCTGCACGCCCATCCCCTGCCGGTCCCGCTGCTCGTGGAGCGGCTCGGTCTCGACACGTGCGGCCGTACGCCGTACCGGCGGCTGTCCGGTGGGCAGCAGCAGCGGTTGTCGCTGGCGATGGCGCTCGTGGGGCGTCCCGAGCTGCTCTTCGTCGACGAGCCGACCGCGGGCATGGACCCGCAGGCGCGGCGCGACACCTGGGACCTGCTCGAGGAGCTCAAGGGCGACGGCGTGACGACGGTGCTCACCACGCACTACCTGGAGGAGGCCGAGCGCCTCGCCGACACCGTCCACATCATCGACCACGGCCGGCTCATCGCCTCCGGGTCGCCCTTCGAGCTGACCCGCGGCGTCGGCGAGGTCACCATCCGCCTGGTCGTGACCGAGCCGTTCCCGCCCGACGCGCCGGCCTCGCTGCAGGCCGAGCTCGGCGCCGGCACCGAGGTGCGGCCGGTCAACGCGCACAGCCTGCTCATCAGCGGCCCGGCCGACCCGACCACGCTGGCGACGGTGTCCGCCTGGTGCCAGCGCAACGGCGTGGTGCCGGAGTCGCTCAGCCTCGGCCAGCGCAGCCTCGAGGACGTGTTCCTGCGGGTGACGGGAAGGACCTTCGGATGA